Below is a genomic region from Asterias amurensis chromosome 4, ASM3211899v1.
aatttattcttGTCTGGCAGTTTGAAACTGAATTGCACAACATGTGTACAGAAAATTAGTTCTTAACCAAAAATATGGTCTACAAGAGCATTAAAAGGGGTTAAAATGTTggccccttaaaggcagtggacactattggtaattactcaaaataattatcatcagaaaaccttacttgattaagagtaatgaggagaggttgatggtataaaacattgtgagaaacagctccctctgaagcgacgcagttttcgagaaagaagtaattttcccgaatttgattttgagacctcaagtttagaatttgaggtctcgaaatcaagcatcagaaagcacacaatttcgtgacACAagggattttttctttcattattatctcgcaaattcgacgtccgattgagctcaaattttcacaggtttgttattttatgcatatgttgagatacaccaactgtgaagactagtctttgacaataaccaatagtgtccactgtctttaaagacaatcATTACAGGGCAAAATTAAAGTGACATGTTTACATTGGGGCTACTTCACAAATGCGTTTTATGCGCACGTTAGCTTCAACATATGAGGTGCACTAACACATCCAATTTAtttgtgaagtacatgtacatgtagtcagtATTGAAAACGACTATTAAAAAGACAAGCAAAATAATGGACCAGCTAAATAACATAAATATCCCAATATTTCCATGATACAAACATGGGTAAACAAACTTCGAAGAAATATTGAAGGAAAACATGTTTATGTAGAGAATTACTGCAAAATATGTAGGAATGTCAGCAAATAATATGTATTCAGATAAAAGCTGTGATAATGGGTTTCCTATAACTTGCTCTTCTTCAAAGTAGTGCAGATCAACCTGGTGGCTATGTTCTTAATGTTCCAGTTCttgtgtaaatttgtgtgtttttttagtcTGTACACGCAACCACTTCTCCTTTAATAAAAGGTATGTGTCATTATATTcctccaaataaaaaaataaaataaatgtcaggTTTGCTTTCTTGTTTTTGAAGGCTTAAACTCACTGAACTCTGTGAGGTTACTTATccttatttacattttgtcCACACTGTCGTCTGAGTTTCCAGagcagtaaataataataatagtggcctcttataaagcgctcaggtccgtcaggCATGACACTCATGGCGCTGCACAAGCAAACATTTATACAAACACAAaagaaagtagaatataactaTACAACATTGACACTTTTGTAAGACTAACTTAGGTAGAGATGCAGGGTAATAAGTTCAAAGAAACAGAATTACGAAGTGaacagatgtgtttttaatagttttttgaAAGAGCTAGCGGATGAGGCTTGGGGGAGAAGAAGAGGTAGTCAGCTATAGCTGTCTATATTCATAAACCCTTGCTGTGTTTCTTAGAGTAATGACCTTGCATTATTTCAACGGATCCATCGTTATAATCACGTTCCAATCATTCAAAATGTTTATATCCAGTAATTAAACGTCTGTGTTTAACAAATATCTCAGCATGGGGTCTTTTGTGTTAAAGGAGTTAAATCCATTCCAGACATTCatacatttaaaaactaaattatttatgtaattttgtcaaatttgtgcaGTACTTGCAGCTAAAATTTAGGATTTTAATTGCCTGGGCAAGGTCGGTAGTCTAttggttaaagtcacctggaagtggtattttttcaaaataaagcttttgtcacttatatatgtgttttgatgagtggaatgtgaatgaacagttaactaaggtttttaaaaatcagttcttatgttatttcaaatttaagagtagaccccgacccgagagggcgctgttcgtgacgtcaatcgaggcagactttgcctgtaatgcttagagtaaacacaattgcaaagtacatgtacggaccaagtcgtgagtttgtacgtttaaaaaaaaaatattatttttttccggcaatgccgaccaggtgtattgctgctgaatgcagaaaaacactttttgaaatgtaccaactcacgacttggacgtacatgtactttgcacgtgtgtttactatacgcattgcaggcaaagtctgccttgattgacgtcacaaaaggggtaggcggagtcagcccccaaacaactttatatattttttaaacatataaatcgtgacaaacaattactaaaaaaatagttttgttgttcataagcatatactcttatgtttgaaagaaaaaaaattctatttccaggtgactttaagcatcTGCTCTAGACTGTCAAatgttgtaggttcgaatcccactcaagtaaTATTCCTGTGGATTTTGTCACAAGAGTCAGGGAAAAAGTATTGATCTACAGTGCTTAACATCCATGTAGGAGTAAAACACAAATAGgccttaaaaaattaataaacaaaaattaatatttgatgATGCACCATTATGGCAGCTAGCAACAGTAGATGATATAATTGTGCTCCAGTGTAGTTTAACCCAGTTAGTAACTGGAATCCTTCTATAAACCCAATCTTTAGTCGTCTATTTTTCTCCACagaaaacataattttaattttagcaGAGTAATTCCTCTCTTCTGGATAGAATTTTAAAGATCAGTGGCAAATTTAAGGATGTCGTAACTTTTTGTGAATACTATATTCAGTTTACTTGATTTACTTGAAATCACGGCAAACACGTCTTTAATAACCTGAACGCCCTCAGCACCTACTGATGTGAAGTCTGTTCAGGTAGTAGTCTCACGTCCTGCACAGCCAGAAACCAGACCACAGATTCCTTTACACATCGTGACCAGACTAACCCCTAGGGTGATTCTATGAATTTCATCAGCTCATGAAGAAATTAGAAACCATAGGAGGATAATTATTTGGTGGGATTTTCTCCTGATGGTAGCAATTATatacagtatttttgttttaaatcgcAATGGGAGAAGAAGTCCTTGGAGAAGATGTTAGGGGTTTATACACAGCTGTTAATTATTGTCATTTATCTGATGGAATAAAACTCTGTACGCTTACATCTCAATCAGCATATCAGGATTTGACATTTCTCTAATTGTCTTGGGTCTAAAAATCCAACCCAAAGAGTTCACTTTGTCAATCATGTTGTCTTTAGGAATCTCAAACTTGACCTTCCAAAGTTACATGAATGACCGTACAGTTCATGTACATCTTCAGTTCCAGTATACATTTATCTGTAATGTTGTTTGTAATTTAGTGTTCCAGTATTCTACATGTACTGATTGTTGGTACTATACATCTTCATCGAATAACTTCACGGTGCAATTCAAATGTACTTATCAGATAGAATCTGGCTATACTCTCCGTCTCTCTCCATTAGTCTCTGTGTTAATCATCACCCCCGCCACCCGCCACCCCACCTACCTTCCACACAATCGCCTTCACCAACCACTAAACACCCACCACCCACCACTCACCACGCACCACCCACCACCCAAATACCTTCCATAGAACCACCCAAATACCTTCCACAGAACCACCTCTAACCCATCACCAAACACCCACAACCTTCCACCTTTACATCTTCAACCTTCCACACTCCACCCACCACCCTCCACCCTCTACCCACCACCCACCGCCCACCACCCTCCCCCACAACTTTCAGCCTGCAACACCCACCTCTCACCACATTTACATCTTCCACCTTCCACACTCCACCCACCACCCACCACCCACCACCCACCACCCTCCACCCACCACCCACCACCCACCACCCACCACCCACCACCCACCCCCACAACTTTCAGCCTGCAACACCCACCTCCCACCACATTTACATCTTCCACCTTCCACACTCCACCCACCACCCTCCACCCACCACCCTCCACCCTCCACCCACCACCCACCACCCACCACCCACCACCCACCACCCTCCCCCACAACTTTCAGCCTGCAACACCCACCTCCCACCACATTTACATCTTCCACCTTCCACACTCCACCCACCACCCTCCACCCACCACCCACCACCCACCACCCACCACCCACCACCCTCCCCCACAACTTTCAGCCTGCAACACCCACCTCCCACCACATTTACATCTTCCACCTTCCACACTCCACCCACCACCCTCCACCCTCCACCCTCCACCCACCACCCTCCCCCACAACTTTCAGCCTGCAACACCCACCTCTCACCACATTTACATCTTCCACCTTCCACACTCCACCCACCACCCTCCACCCTCCACCCACCACCCTCCACCCACCACCCACCACCCACCACCCACCACCCACCACCCACCACCCACCACCCACCACCCACCATTACCACCTTCAGCCTGCAACACCCACCTCCCACCACATTTACATCTTCCACCTTCCACACTCCACCCTCCACCCTCCACCCTCCACCCACCGCCCACCACCCTCCCCCACAACTTTCAGCCTGCAACACCCACCTCCCACCACATTTACATCTTCCACCTTCCACACTCCACCCACCACCCACCACCCACCACCCTCCCCCACAACTTTCAGCCTGCAACACCCACCTCCCACCACATTTACATCTTCCACCTTCCACACTCCACCCACCACCCTCCACCCTCCACCCTCCACCCACCACCCTCCCCCACAACTTTCAGCCTGCAACACCCACCTCTCACCACATTTACATCTTCCACCTTCCACACTCCACCCACCACCCTCCACCCTCCACCCACCACCCACCACCCACCACCCACCACCCACCACCCACCACCCACCACCCACCATTACCACCTTCAGCCTGCAACACCCACCTCCCACCACCTTTACATCTTCCACCTTCCACACTCCACCCACCACCCTCCACCCACCACCCACCACCCACCACCCACCACCACCTTCAACCTTCCACCCACCACCACCATCTTTACATCTTCCACCTTCCATCCATCAAAACACTCTAAACAACACACCACTTTATACCCAACCTTAAACCACACCCACCACCTACAACTTTCCACCAATCAAAAACCTCCACCACCAACCCAAGCACCCTCAAACCCTCTGCCCACAATCCCCCACCAAGCACCCACCACTCTCCACAAGAGGTGATACCTCTGTACTGCTGTTATATTACACAACTGTCATCCTGGACTGGATAGTTTGGCCCATTGGTGGCGCCCTACCACCCACTTGTACCCAACCAACAAAAACCCACCACACCCACCCCCTTCCATCAAGTGTTCATCTACACTACCCACCGAACCTCCTTCAACCCTCCACTCACAATCCCCCACCCAGCACCCACCACTCTCCAATAGAGACAATATCTCTGTACTGCTGTTATATCACATAGCCTTCTCCCTCACTGTTGTCTTCTTCATTCCTTTCAGGTGGATAGTCTAAGCAAGGTTGGTCCATTGGTGGCGCTCTACGCTGGAGACCCCAAGTTGATGAGTTATGTTGAATCTACAGTCCGAGTCACTCAAGACAATGACATTGCAGTCAAGTATGCACAGGCCGGTACGCAACTAACACTTTCTCATAATCTAATTTGTcttagtggtaagacatctgctctagcaatgcaaagattgtgggttcgaatcacacccaagaaagaactcgggaaagtaccgagtatacagtggttAAATTACATCAGTGTCagggtaaaaaaaattgtattctttatcctcgataaaaactaacatctatttaaaaagaaattaacaCCTATTAAAGACAtcggacactatcggtaattgtcaaagaacagtcttctcacttggtgtatttcaacatatgcataaaataacaaacctgtgaaaatttgagctcaatcgttcgtcgaagttgtgagataatgaaaaacaaacaccgttgtcacgcgaagttgtgtgctttcagatgcttgatttcgagacctcaaattctaaatttgaggtctcgaaatcaacttcgtggaaaattacttctttctcgaaaactattttacttcagagggagccgtttctcacaatgttttatactatcagtagctctccattactggttgccaagcaaggttttatgctaataattattttgagtaattaccaatagtgtccactgcttttaaatctAATTTCAGTTCATCACAATTTGCTAAACAGTCAAATACAGACCTCAATGGTCTACTATTCAATCATCCATCGTGGTTTTGAATAACTACACTGTATGATATCATGTGGAatataatttgatttttgtttttaattttgtattgtttgtgaACAGTGATTCATGCATTTTTTGTTGTGAATTGTACtatttgtactttttaaaagttttgctTGTTTTGGTTTCTAAAAATTTGTGTATCTTTTGTACCCTTGTTTAGTGTTTATCTTTTTTATGTACAAAGCCTTTGAACAATTTATTGGATATATGGCCCTTTACAAATGCTGTTATTATtacatgttttgttattattttgtggtGAGTGCATCTACAAAGTATGCACATGCTCACGTTAGAAAGCGTCTCCAAAGTCAAAATGGGTGGAACATTCTAATTTGATTAGTTGAAAGTCTAGGGGTGTGATTGGCAAATGGGGGTTTCATAAAAATAAGCATCCTTGTCTCAggtttaaattttgtttcaatgttactttaacaaattattaaaaaattattaaacaaattaaattataGTTTATCAACAAAGTGCTATAGGCATTTTAGTTTCAAGAACTTTGTATAAAAAGAATTTAAAAAGAATATTTTAGTCCGTAGAAAATATAGTAATCATTCAAATAGTTTGTAGAGTAGGCCTATTGTACTGTCTAATCAAACTCTTGGACGATAGCAAATAGCGCTTTATTTCCTTTTAGCAAAGGTGCTTTCAATTGCTTATGCTCTTATACACAATCTGAATTACGCAGGTGCCAAGCTTTTGGAGGACTATATTCTGAATGGTCCAAACCCAGACGCCGTCCAGAAACTGACTGGTCAAGTGGATGCAGACGCTAAAGCAGAGATTGAGGCTGTTATAGCTGTTAAGGGTGAACCCCATCAAGAAGTCGCTAAGAAGTTTGGTCTTGGCTGTGGTAAGGCTGTGTCTGAATTGGCGGGTACGGCTATGGCTATGAATTGAACTCCGCAtcatcatgtgttgaagtataggatgacattagcaacacccttagcaacagccgtagccatagctgtagccgccgaGTCAGATACAGCTCAAAGTGTGATGTGGATAACTAAActtagaaaaaaatcaaacttttcAACCTTCCAACcagtcgtcgatttcaccaaactcttcctaataggattaatcttaggatcTTAGTACTTAGGATAAGGCAAGTTCCTTAGACGTTAGGACGTATTGAACCCATCttaagtaaggacgagtaactcgtacTCGTCCTTtacgggtaactcgtcctaactcgagataggactaatcctagcatttcgtgaaggggtgttgtgttgaaagaaatcattgaacaattataatttttacatttattttactttttgaccaaaatggtatttatgaatgggaatcaaagtgtgttgaatcaatttttcaactagtggtttaaacccgccgaggcctggttcttgataatttacctcgacttcgtctcggtaaaattatcaggAACCAGGCCTCGTTAGGATTaacaccacacattgattcccttatttaaaaaccCATTTTTTTTACTGATAAATTTCTTCTAGTACTATTAGTATTCTTggtattatttgtattttttttttctctctacatttttgaaatttattgTTATATGCAGTAGAGTATATTCAACCATAAAAGAATCGAGATATTGCCAACATAGTGAGCTGTAAACATAGGCCTAGAAAGCTCAGtaggtagagcgccggcacattaatccaaaggttgttggttcaaatcccactctagtcaattctgtTAAACCCCAACATATTTTCTCTTCTTTTATACAGGCATGCCTGCTAACTTCAACAATGCCATTCACTGCATCCTAAATGGATCTGATGACTTCGCAGCTTCGGTTCGCTTCGGTCTGGCGAGTGGTGGAGATAACTGCGGCCGCCTGAGTTTCGTGGGTAGTTGCTTCGGTGCACAAGGTGGATTCGAATCTCTACCCGCTGATTGGATAGCCAAGACTACTGAAGGCGCTAAGCTGAAAGCCCTGGCTGAGGAGTTGGTCAAAATGCGCAAGTAGATTGAAGATGCTGATTTTAATCGGAACTCCCAAAATATGGGAAACCAAAGAAAATTAGTTATAATAGTTTCATACGAAATAGACCACCAAACTACTCTTTCACATTAGGCCTACCAGAATTATACTTGATGTTGTaaatttgctttaaaaattGCCATTGGAGGGAatttttttctcgttttcttttttgcatttatattgtCAGTACTCAGTACTGGGGTTGTTGTGGGGTGTGCTATTTTCATTGGTTGACAATTTAAGTGAGAAAATTTATTTTCTatatttgcaaaaacaaagCAGGGAACCAATTGTAAGTAAATGTAATGTACATCACATTTAGTGGTAGTTGGACTGGCTACCAGTTTCTACTATTAAGCAAGGttctttgtgcttagcagattcaGTAAAGCCCAATTTCACACagctgcttaagcgaaaaaagcagcttagcacaaacaaattatgcttaccagattaaggttaccagccatagtaccatgtcgcatgtacaatctgtgactagtatcctgcATTTGTTTAGCAGAAAGTTGCTAAGCATAATTCTCTGTGTGAGCAGCTCTATCAGACTGGGCCCTCTTTGCTCCACTTACGGATTTTTGTGTCTGTTTATTAAAAGCTGTCGAGAGGCCATGTGGACACAGTGCTTAGAAGGTTCGATTCACCCAGCTTTAAATTGGCAATAATAAGAACAAACTGGCTTTAGAAgctcaggggccaatttcatagtgctgcttaatggtaagcaaattttcatgcttactATAGCGTGAAAATTTGGCTTAAGCATAAGTGCATTTCACAGGTTGCCTAGAAATTTAAGGAAGGCAGCTTGCGTGTTCACAATGGATTTGCATTGCTACGTCACATTCCAATAAGCACTCCGAATGTTAGCATGCCTTCTAGTGTGCTTAAAtggtaagcagcgctatgaaatggaaactcacgcagtaagcacaaaatcagccgttaagcaactctatgaaattggtccaagACGTTAAATTGATGCTAACAACAAAAGCAGACTCATACAAGGTACCTTCATTTGATTAAATCTTTTAATTGCTACATATCTACCAAGAAGAAAAAGCAATGCTTCTCAACAAGTGATTTAGtctaaacataaaacaaaaacatacgaCGATGCTGTATAAATAAGCGTTACCCGAAACGtcctggttttgttttaatcccCTCGTACCGCTTAAGGACTCGTACCGCTGGGCAATTTTCACTGTGCCCTCTCTAAACTTAAATACAATTCTTATACAATTAAAATGATGTTGCAATTAAAGCATACACATTTATTTACAATGGGTATATCATATGGGGACTctttggttaaagacagtggacactattggtaattgtcaaagacaattggtgtatctcacttggtgtatctcatcatacacataaaataacaaacctgtgaaaatttgagctcaatcggtcatcgaagttgcgagataataatgaaagaaaaaacacccttgtcacacgaagttgtttgcttttatatggttgatttcgagacctcaagttctaaatctgaggtctcgaaatcaaattcgtggaaaattacttctttctcgaaaactgtggcagccgtgggagccgtttctcacaatgttttatactatcaacctctccctattactcgtcaccaagaaaggttttatgctaataattattttgagtaataaccaatagtgtccactgcctttaaagggggcAGAGGGGTTCACTTCCAAAAATTTAAATCCAAGAACCAATCTCTAGTAAAGACTTTTTGGCTTTCTCcgtgaatttctttttttcgtCCTGCTCTGCCTGAATTGCCCCCTCTGTTTTGCACAAGTTGGGCGGACAGTTGTCCCTCTGGGTTGCACATCAATTCTATTTACAACACTACACAATTTAGCATGGCTGGAATTCTGTTAATATATTTCCCATCTTGCACCTTAATTGTGCTATATAGTCTACGAGTCAAACCATACTCCATGGAAAAACAAACCTTTTAAGAAATTCCGCAAAATGGGGTAAAACTTTGTTCAGCAATTTATCAAAGTATTTATAGACAGAACATGTTTTTTCGCACACTGAACGCTGCATAACAAATGTCGATGTTTGAGAAGCAACTGATTATAATGTTACATGTATgcggacactttctgaacagaacaaaaattaaaagttcacagatttacaaataacttacagggtttacagaaggtaatggtgaaagacttcccttggaatattgttccatgatatgctttactttttgagaaaacattaaaacaattatcaattctcgatatcgtgaataacggatttgttttaaacacatgtcatgacacggcgaaatggcagaaacaatggtgggttttctcgttattttctcccggctccgatgaccctaaattttcacaggtttgttattttatatataagttgtgatacacgaagtgtgggcctttggacaatactgtttaaccatgttgtgcgattgctttaacaaGGGAATTGGTTTACTGAGCCATTTCCAACAACAATCAtgttcttcaaaatttaaaTGTTACTGAATTTCAAGTTACAATAGTTATATATTTTAgtttttataaataacttaATAAAACTTCAAaactcaactcaattgttaACTTAGCATTATTCTAGCCTGAACAATTGATATCAAATTTCAAGGCTGGTGAATAACGCCAGGTACCAGCCTTTAGAACCTGGCAGTTTCCTGCCGGATGTACCTTTGATCTTGCCTGCAataggatttgggtactttttttaaatgtccacagatttacattaaacagggtttgaagataatgacaatggaaagcttcccttcaaatatctaactgaggttctgtagtttttgagaaatcagtaaaacaagtcacagaatattttagcatgtaaaatcccattaaccagttatggtattataccataatcatagcataactggtaaatagtaaaatttcaagggaagctttctactaccattatcttcaaactgtgtaagtttaatgtaaatctgtggacgttgttttttgtgttaggaaaaagtacatagacccttaaaATGTGTGTGTACACCATAGAGTTAAATTATAAGAACTGACATAAAtataagttgacaaaactggcatcgcACAGcctgtgtttgtgcggccattttgtaagttgacaaaacagcatcgcgtagcgttcaataaaaactaACTCCAACgtgcgtacagaatggcgcgcgcgtgtctccttgcagtcctgtcgcgtttgtgcaagaagcatcacaagtgcgccctctagttcttatatataactcttaGGGGTACACTCAAGTGTGTAGTATCATTCTGGGTGCGTTTTCatggtcgtaaccaataactgtttcggttgaaatAGCCATTGGTTGTTCACTAGCCATTGATCGAAACAGGTATTGGTTACAGCCCACAAATCGTGCCATATATTTCCTTGCATTATTTGTcaatccaatgaaatcactgggtTTGTGTAAGACCGAGTGCGGATAATAAAAAGGGGACCAGTCTTAAATTATTCCAGCGCAACGGCGTGGATCATTTTAGTCTTTCTTTGTTGATTAAATTTCTTAAATACTTTAGCAGTTAGTCATTAACAATAATCAGTAGGATTTTAACAACTGTCAATCCGCTTAAATAAATACAtgaaaaaatataattagctgttgcaaattgcttaccaaccaaaaaggaCCTATCATGGTATTAATGCATAAAAGTATATAGCCTGGTTTCGACCCTAGATGAGTCTTTCTCTAAAGCTTAAAGACCCTGGCCCTCTGCTAAGGTCAAAGTTCCAGgctatttctatttttttgaaactgggtaaattttaacatgtttgggtttgaacaaagaaagccatttttaaataaatacatattcACTGACAAATTGCATagattttgaatgaaagaaaataataaatattcgCAATTCAATCTGTTGAGAGTAGCCAAGATATACTTGAGTAAGTTTAACTACTTTCAAAATTAATCCACTTATTGCACTCTTTGATACAAACAAACTTTTTCTACAAGAAGCCTAAAGAAATATTTATATCCATGTGTTTTGGAAGAAACTGCTGCAATTTAAGTTagatttgaaaattaaaaaattgttattttaaactGATTATTAGTGAGGACTGCAatagtaaactgattatgctttacatgggatcaggcataccaccataatcacaGTCCAACAATTTGGGTGTTGGGTTACTATGGTGTTGGACTGttgactgcactagtaaactgattgtGCTTTGCATTGGATTATGTATACTACCCAAATCGGAGTCCAATAGTTTGGGGTTTTGAGTTACTGAATGATAATGGATTTTGTTGAAGTGAGGAAGGATCCTAGTTCTCACTCGAGGAGTTGGGGCTAAAGAACCAACCTATGAACATTTCTATGATTTGTTGTTTGGATCCATTTAAATACTAGAAACACGTTTATGTAATGATTTTAATTTGTGAAATGAACCTTCCTGGAGTGGGCTAGAAGACCAGTCTTGGTTGTTCCATTCCCCCACCTCCTCCACCACAGCCACTCGGTGGATCATTtctgtcgtcaaagttgcgattATTTGACGAATAGTTTTCCACACCTTGAGATGTTCTTAGAGCTATCGTGCGGGCCTCCAGTTCTCGCtccttgttttaaaaaaataaatgagatAAGAGAAAATTATACATCTGTGCAATCAAAGCGGTTTCgttgttgatgatgatgatggttgaccagctcttgctgctggcttttacaaaattaaacttTGAGTCTTATAGCCCAATGAAATTTTTAATGATcttatttgaccagtgaatgctaaactaGTGGAGTTCAAATACTCCTATTGACTGTTGAATGCTGAATCAATGGAGCATTCATTTTCAAGATAAAATTGAATGCAGTGGGTattaaaatgaatggatttttgttgaaattagaagagaaaacctatacatgtatttatctAAATTTGTACGTTATGATAATCAGCAACTTATTTTCATGTTCTTACCTTCAGATAGAGAGCATTGTCCTTATTAACAGCTTCTTGAAGATCCTTTCTCAAGGGTTTGTCCCGTGTCTCAACTGCTGGCATTCCGGCTACAGTCTGGTACCCCAACTGCTTAGCAGATTCAGGCACTTGTCTGTAGAAAAGAACGTATGCAGTGTCTTTGGGAAAGCGCTTAGTCACATTACCAAAGGAGTCGTAAGATGAGAATGAGACCCGACTATCGTTAAATAGATACCACTGATCCGGCAGGAGGTCAAGTTCTTCAGGTTCTTTGCCCTGGTTCTGTAGTTTAC
It encodes:
- the LOC139936524 gene encoding crystallin J1A-like, whose amino-acid sequence is MSSVTSRAVGAVVGGFIADAAGLPIHWVYNQDDLNAIVAKHDKPEFIPEGHCPYYKLPTGSLSGFADQGYALLQSLVESKGLDLDNYKSSLVTRFGPGSGYDIDRSGEKPVLGPWLNGSLKQFLANHAEKKAKTGADSADVDSLSKVGPLVALYAGDPKLMSYVESTVRVTQDNDIAVKYAQAGAKLLEDYILNGPNPDAVQKLTGQVDADAKAEIEAVIAVKGEPHQEVAKKFGLGCGMPANFNNAIHCILNGSDDFAASVRFGLASGGDNCGRLSFVGSCFGAQGGFESLPADWIAKTTEGAKLKALAEELVKMRK